In Stieleria varia, one genomic interval encodes:
- a CDS encoding caspase family protein yields the protein MKHLILILTLIPTLLFSCPALGQDKYAVVVGVEVYDTSVFENLPWSDEDATHLGDALGGLGFQTTVMTSGSDSFRLRPTSASKIEKQIRSVAASCAAGDTLLISLSGHGVQFSDEPLLPSGVRETYFCPSEADLADKASLLKISDVFQLMSDAPATQKLLLVDACQESVLSETGRRKSAKRIELGSVHENRHSVPGGMSVLFSCKSGQFSWQHDPLQHSVFSFHVIRYLRGQADSRFYDNEQIDLSGLQFYVSKRTNDYVIGKGLSPDGQLPVMRGSSTNWTIGRRGLTGPRSILGMTFHPVATGVWFAETEVTRQQWRQRTGADPWGENGLNGDRFPATRVSWEMAKKFCEDLTRQARADGSITRSEKLDLPTLSQWTSVAQNTAQDNLPDIGWTSENSGKTLRQAATKTADSFSLHDLFGNVWEWCDSPDSDKPACGGSYRYPASIAVSDEASYYESDQAFSDIGFRVALINESP from the coding sequence ATGAAACACTTGATACTGATCCTGACATTGATCCCAACGTTGCTTTTCTCCTGTCCCGCGTTGGGGCAAGACAAGTACGCAGTGGTCGTCGGGGTGGAAGTGTATGACACCAGTGTTTTTGAGAACCTGCCTTGGTCCGACGAGGATGCGACGCATTTGGGCGATGCGTTAGGCGGCCTGGGGTTTCAAACGACGGTAATGACCAGTGGCTCGGACAGCTTTCGACTCAGGCCGACGTCGGCGTCGAAAATCGAGAAACAGATTCGCTCGGTGGCCGCGAGTTGCGCTGCTGGGGACACTTTGCTGATCAGCCTTTCGGGGCACGGCGTACAGTTCTCTGACGAACCTCTTCTGCCATCCGGTGTTCGCGAGACCTATTTCTGTCCCAGCGAAGCCGATCTGGCGGACAAAGCGTCATTGCTCAAGATCAGCGACGTGTTTCAACTGATGAGCGATGCACCGGCCACACAAAAGTTGCTCTTGGTGGATGCCTGTCAGGAATCGGTGCTTTCAGAGACGGGACGACGCAAGAGTGCAAAGCGAATCGAACTGGGCAGCGTCCATGAGAACCGCCACAGCGTACCGGGAGGAATGTCCGTGCTGTTCAGTTGCAAGAGTGGCCAGTTCAGTTGGCAACACGACCCTCTCCAACACAGCGTGTTTTCGTTCCATGTGATCCGCTATCTCCGCGGGCAAGCGGACTCACGGTTTTATGACAACGAACAAATCGACCTGAGCGGCTTGCAGTTTTACGTCAGCAAACGAACCAACGACTACGTGATCGGCAAAGGCTTGAGCCCAGACGGCCAGTTGCCCGTGATGAGAGGCAGCAGTACGAACTGGACGATCGGTCGACGCGGCCTCACCGGTCCTCGTTCGATCCTGGGGATGACATTCCATCCGGTCGCGACAGGTGTCTGGTTCGCGGAAACAGAGGTGACCCGTCAACAATGGCGGCAACGAACCGGTGCCGACCCCTGGGGTGAAAACGGGCTAAACGGCGACCGATTTCCGGCGACTCGGGTGAGTTGGGAAATGGCGAAGAAGTTCTGCGAGGACCTCACTCGCCAAGCACGGGCAGACGGTAGCATCACGCGAAGCGAGAAGCTGGATCTTCCGACGCTCTCGCAATGGACGTCGGTCGCCCAAAACACGGCTCAAGACAATCTGCCTGATATCGGATGGACCTCAGAAAACTCCGGCAAGACCCTGCGGCAAGCCGCGACAAAGACAGCAGACTCGTTTTCTCTGCACGACCTCTTTGGCAACGTTTGGGAATGGTGTGACTCGCCCGACAGTGACAAACCAGCATGTGGCGGCAGCTACCGCTACCCCGCCTCCATCGCTGTTTCCGATGAGGCCTCTTATTACGAATCAGATCAAGCGTTTTCGGACATTGGATTCCGTGTAGCGCTGATCAATGAATCCCCTTGA
- a CDS encoding secretin N-terminal domain-containing protein — MKISRLIPKQTLAVAPRVLGMIVVCIFFGLNTQGVSAQEPLATEPQFAQPQPAEPFANELQPTELQPAQPQPDQTQPPADQPVPTPATDTAERSNTPDAESGKVRFSFNGASWRDVITWMADEADLALHVSEIPPGSFTYTDPNAFTHDDAIDRINLFLLPQGFTLVRNGQLLTVINLNDPRSMNQLDAMADMIPAQDLDKRNTHEVVKCIFRLGEIDAEDAVLELSALNLMTTPAVLSRTNQLIITDTVAKLKTAKAILDAFEPSTLDNGTVVKNFALQHVDAEDILLVARPHMGLATGEMIGIDVSLSADLQGKNIFITGVEDKVKLLENLVTALDRPDKQLSTQNGENVLQAHAVSGGNVETVYNVLLTILAGKSVRLSMDKEAGTVVALATPETQAEIAQTVLELQATDAEFEVIPLKTVDPYFVISLLEEMLDLPDALDDPDDIDPDAPKIDADPGNMRLFVRAKRDKIEQIRKIVEGLDSAAVTPAGDDTLLLPVRGEQALNLLETSARFWRGENPVLLFQTNLQTAPRITERVVGSENPTDTMSRLTAARQPADAKLLTTKVTGGAPAIRCQLTPRGLILQCEDATALAKFEEHFRMLSGPVDSTPSPPVIFYLTHTKADDALRMLAELLDGGEAASEVEGGTLVNGYVSSSSYSGFLGSIISSRDGTMSMIFDSVTVVSDSRLNRLIAQGSTDDLAKIEEYLNIIDKDSSLTSIETYGTSHVIELTNTRASEVAAVIREAYAGRVTASTTGAAPKGASPGGSEGAAAVAAQREAAAAKAAEAEKQAASKKGDAKKSAAQPARDLEPKMTIAVHEPSNSLIITAPRQLFAEVEQLAMAIDRRSETEVQVLTPSSGALMDPLLQQALGIEPSATSRSSSDRDRSRNSSRSDR, encoded by the coding sequence ATGAAAATCTCTCGGCTGATCCCAAAACAGACCCTCGCCGTCGCCCCGCGAGTTCTCGGCATGATCGTGGTGTGCATATTCTTCGGCTTGAACACGCAAGGCGTGTCCGCCCAAGAGCCGCTAGCGACTGAACCGCAATTTGCTCAGCCGCAACCCGCTGAGCCATTCGCTAATGAGCTGCAACCTACTGAGCTGCAACCTGCTCAGCCGCAACCCGATCAGACGCAACCACCAGCGGATCAGCCCGTCCCCACGCCTGCAACCGACACCGCCGAGCGTTCCAACACCCCGGATGCCGAATCCGGCAAGGTTCGATTTTCGTTCAACGGAGCTTCTTGGCGTGACGTGATCACTTGGATGGCCGACGAAGCCGACTTGGCGTTGCATGTCAGTGAAATACCGCCAGGCAGTTTCACCTACACCGACCCCAACGCGTTCACGCATGACGATGCGATCGATCGGATCAACTTGTTCTTGCTGCCGCAAGGATTCACGCTCGTGCGTAATGGCCAGCTGCTAACCGTGATCAACTTGAACGATCCGCGTAGCATGAACCAACTCGATGCGATGGCGGATATGATCCCCGCGCAAGACTTGGACAAACGCAACACGCATGAAGTCGTCAAGTGCATTTTTCGTCTCGGTGAGATCGATGCCGAAGACGCGGTGTTGGAGCTGTCGGCTCTCAACCTGATGACCACACCGGCCGTGTTGTCCCGAACCAATCAATTGATCATCACCGACACCGTCGCAAAATTAAAAACCGCCAAAGCCATCCTCGACGCGTTTGAACCATCGACGCTCGACAACGGCACCGTGGTCAAGAACTTTGCGTTGCAGCACGTCGACGCCGAAGACATCTTGTTGGTCGCACGTCCGCACATGGGCTTGGCGACTGGTGAGATGATCGGGATCGACGTCAGCCTTTCGGCGGACTTGCAAGGCAAGAACATTTTCATCACCGGAGTTGAGGACAAGGTCAAGCTGCTGGAGAACTTGGTGACCGCACTGGACCGCCCCGACAAACAACTCTCCACTCAGAACGGCGAGAACGTTCTGCAAGCACACGCGGTCTCGGGCGGAAACGTCGAAACGGTTTACAATGTTCTGCTCACGATCCTTGCCGGCAAATCCGTACGACTGTCAATGGACAAGGAAGCCGGTACGGTCGTCGCATTGGCCACTCCGGAAACCCAAGCCGAGATCGCCCAAACGGTCCTGGAGCTGCAAGCCACCGATGCCGAGTTCGAAGTCATCCCGCTCAAGACGGTCGATCCGTACTTTGTGATCAGCCTGCTGGAGGAAATGTTGGACTTGCCCGACGCTTTGGATGATCCCGACGACATTGATCCCGATGCGCCAAAGATCGACGCGGATCCCGGCAACATGCGATTGTTTGTCCGAGCCAAACGCGACAAGATCGAGCAGATCCGCAAGATCGTCGAGGGACTCGATTCAGCCGCCGTCACCCCCGCCGGCGACGACACGTTGCTGCTGCCCGTTCGCGGAGAACAAGCGTTGAATCTGCTGGAAACGTCGGCAAGATTCTGGCGTGGTGAAAATCCCGTCTTGCTCTTTCAAACCAACCTGCAAACTGCTCCTCGCATCACAGAGCGTGTGGTCGGCTCGGAAAATCCGACCGACACGATGTCGCGTCTGACCGCAGCTCGCCAACCGGCCGATGCAAAACTGCTGACGACCAAGGTCACCGGCGGTGCGCCGGCCATTCGCTGTCAGTTGACACCGCGTGGTCTGATTTTGCAGTGCGAGGATGCGACCGCGCTGGCAAAATTCGAAGAACACTTCCGTATGCTTTCGGGTCCCGTGGACTCGACGCCATCACCTCCGGTCATCTTTTACTTGACGCACACCAAAGCCGACGATGCGTTGCGAATGTTGGCTGAGTTGCTCGACGGCGGGGAAGCCGCAAGCGAAGTCGAAGGCGGAACCCTCGTCAACGGCTATGTCTCGTCGAGTTCCTACAGCGGGTTTCTCGGCAGCATCATCAGCTCACGTGACGGCACCATGTCGATGATCTTTGACTCGGTGACCGTCGTCTCGGACAGCCGGTTGAATCGATTGATCGCCCAGGGCTCCACCGACGACTTGGCGAAAATCGAAGAGTATCTCAACATCATCGATAAAGACTCCAGCCTCACCAGCATCGAGACCTACGGAACCTCTCACGTCATCGAACTGACCAACACGCGCGCGTCCGAAGTCGCCGCCGTGATCCGCGAAGCCTACGCCGGTCGCGTCACCGCATCCACCACCGGCGCAGCACCCAAAGGAGCGTCGCCAGGCGGCTCAGAGGGAGCTGCAGCCGTAGCGGCGCAACGCGAGGCGGCCGCCGCCAAGGCAGCCGAAGCCGAGAAGCAAGCGGCATCCAAGAAAGGTGACGCCAAGAAATCCGCTGCTCAGCCGGCGCGAGACCTGGAACCCAAGATGACCATCGCGGTTCACGAGCCCAGTAACTCACTCATCATCACCGCCCCCCGACAATTGTTCGCCGAAGTCGAGCAGTTGGCGATGGCGATCGATCGACGCAGTGAGACCGAGGTGCAAGTGCTGACGCCCAGCAGCGGCGCATTGATGGACCCCCTGCTGCAGCAAGCACTCGGCATCGAGCCATCCGCCACATCCCGCTCCAGTTCCGATCGAGATCGTAGCCGCAACAGCAGCAGGAGCGACCGCTGA
- a CDS encoding dihydroorotase has product MTTHLIENGRLIDPRQKLDRVGRLLIIDGCVAAIDPSDGDLPADCPRIDAGGMIVAPGLVDLAAEFREPGFDEDETIHSASHAALAGGFTSVLATASTDPVVDSYGAVEYIRQKAAEARGARIHVVGCLSKGREGEQMAELGLLAGAGAVAFSDAPRSVPNDALLKRALEYCRMLGRPIIDRPEVPSLADSGVMHDGQVSLVLGLKGLPTEAEDLAVARDVRLAEATGGRLHVGPVSTMGAVDMIRRVKSRGIKVTASACPHNLSLTDHSLRSYESRFKVHPPLRSPRHVETLCGAVADGTIDALQSGHMPRSREKMMNDLDLTPFGMSSLETSLATAVTYLIETGILDWTKLIDRFSCRPAKIAGLTDAGSIAPGSVADVVLIDPGCTWRVDPQQFRSRCISSPFEGQNLTGKVMLAMVGGEIRYRQSD; this is encoded by the coding sequence ATGACGACTCATCTGATTGAAAACGGTCGCCTGATCGACCCGAGACAAAAACTGGATCGTGTCGGCCGCTTGCTGATCATTGATGGATGCGTCGCCGCCATCGATCCCAGTGACGGCGACTTGCCCGCAGATTGCCCCCGTATTGACGCGGGCGGAATGATCGTCGCGCCGGGGTTGGTGGATTTGGCGGCGGAGTTTCGCGAACCGGGGTTCGACGAAGACGAAACGATTCACTCGGCAAGTCACGCGGCGCTCGCCGGAGGCTTCACATCGGTCTTGGCAACTGCCAGCACCGATCCAGTGGTCGACTCCTATGGCGCGGTTGAATACATTCGTCAAAAAGCGGCGGAAGCCCGAGGGGCTCGAATTCACGTCGTCGGTTGTCTGAGCAAAGGCCGCGAGGGTGAGCAGATGGCCGAACTCGGCTTGCTCGCCGGTGCCGGTGCGGTCGCCTTTAGCGATGCTCCGCGTTCGGTCCCCAACGACGCGTTGCTCAAACGGGCGCTTGAGTATTGTCGCATGTTGGGGCGTCCGATCATCGATCGCCCCGAGGTCCCATCGCTTGCCGACAGCGGCGTCATGCACGACGGCCAAGTCTCTCTCGTACTCGGACTCAAGGGACTGCCGACGGAAGCCGAGGATCTGGCGGTCGCCCGCGATGTGCGTTTGGCGGAAGCCACCGGGGGGCGTTTGCACGTCGGCCCGGTCAGCACGATGGGGGCCGTGGACATGATTCGCCGTGTGAAATCACGAGGAATCAAGGTGACGGCATCGGCTTGCCCTCACAATCTGTCACTCACCGACCACTCGCTGCGTTCCTACGAATCACGCTTCAAAGTCCATCCGCCGCTCCGCAGTCCCCGTCACGTGGAGACACTCTGCGGGGCCGTGGCCGACGGTACCATCGATGCGTTGCAGAGCGGGCACATGCCCCGAAGCCGCGAAAAGATGATGAACGACCTGGATCTCACTCCCTTCGGAATGTCGTCTCTGGAAACATCGCTGGCCACGGCGGTGACCTACTTGATCGAAACAGGCATCCTCGACTGGACGAAACTGATCGATCGTTTCTCCTGCAGACCCGCCAAAATCGCCGGGTTAACGGACGCCGGATCGATCGCCCCTGGCAGTGTCGCCGATGTCGTCCTGATCGATCCCGGTTGCACCTGGCGGGTCGATCCCCAGCAGTTCCGCTCCCGTTGCATCAGCAGCCCCTTTGAGGGGCAAAATCTGACCGGTAAGGTCATGCTGGCAATGGTGGGCGGCGAAATCCGATATCGACAATCCGATTGA
- a CDS encoding aspartate carbamoyltransferase catalytic subunit, translating to MPDTLPDLTPYRARWNRRHLLDLESLSADEIVTLLDVAQVMKEATGGCRRKISLLQGKTCANLFFENSTRTRNSFSLAAKRLGADTVEFGSSGSSVAKGETYVDTAKTIEAMGVDWVVTRHSTPGTPHLLARELDCCVLNAGDGPHEHPTQGLLDLLTIRQHRGSFEGLTVAMVGDIAHSRTARSNIWGLHKLGAHVIVCGPPTLVSERWRELGFEVAHHLDEILPRCDVLNLLRIQFERQKARPFPSVHEYAALYAMNAARMKKARKDILIMAPGPINRGVEITPEVADGPHSVILEQVNNGIAVRMAALWLLAAADDAHRGIAPNSQEPNTNISGSTS from the coding sequence ATGCCCGACACGCTGCCTGATCTGACTCCTTACAGAGCACGTTGGAATCGACGTCATCTCTTGGATCTCGAGAGTTTGTCAGCCGACGAAATCGTGACCCTGTTGGACGTGGCCCAGGTCATGAAAGAAGCCACCGGCGGCTGCCGACGCAAGATTTCGTTGCTGCAGGGCAAGACGTGTGCGAACCTGTTTTTCGAAAACAGCACGCGGACCCGCAACAGCTTTTCCCTTGCTGCAAAACGCTTGGGAGCCGACACGGTCGAGTTCGGCAGTTCCGGCAGCAGCGTCGCCAAGGGCGAAACCTACGTCGACACCGCAAAGACCATCGAAGCGATGGGGGTCGACTGGGTTGTGACGAGACACTCCACCCCGGGCACGCCGCACTTGTTGGCGCGGGAACTGGATTGCTGTGTGCTCAACGCGGGCGATGGGCCGCACGAACATCCCACTCAAGGTTTGCTGGACCTGCTGACCATTCGTCAGCACCGCGGTTCCTTTGAGGGCCTGACCGTGGCGATGGTCGGCGACATCGCGCACAGCCGAACGGCACGCAGCAACATTTGGGGACTGCATAAACTCGGCGCCCATGTGATCGTGTGCGGCCCGCCCACTTTGGTCAGCGAGCGTTGGCGCGAACTGGGTTTTGAAGTCGCTCACCACCTCGATGAGATCTTGCCTCGCTGCGACGTGCTGAACCTGCTGCGAATCCAATTCGAGCGGCAAAAGGCGAGGCCGTTTCCCAGCGTGCACGAATACGCAGCGCTCTACGCGATGAACGCAGCGCGGATGAAAAAGGCTCGAAAGGACATCTTGATCATGGCGCCTGGCCCGATCAATCGCGGCGTGGAAATCACACCGGAGGTCGCCGATGGTCCCCACTCGGTGATCTTGGAACAAGTCAACAATGGGATCGCGGTTCGCATGGCGGCACTCTGGTTGTTGGCTGCTGCCGATGATGCGCATCGTGGCATCGCCCCCAACTCACAGGAACCCAACACCAACATCAGCGGCTCGACCTCATGA
- a CDS encoding carbohydrate kinase family protein codes for MTAPTQRPDPVDLIGIGVSVMDITMVVDEVPVGEAVVRASERKASLGGGVAVAMATAAKLGGKAAMVDLLGTDTISQSIIDQMQAAGVDTSLIQRNPDTQASLASVLVRKDNGERTIVFSPGTDGQPQYTPQIEQLISTAQILHLNGRHLDVACAAIQTARQHNVLVSYDGGAHRYRSEIIPLLRETDILIVSKHFAESHVVQSQAVTRNPVVHSPALLASRLMSEFACHIVGVTDGQRGSWFVTRDGDQWRQAAVPTRYQRDTTGCGDTFHGAFLFALASGRSLKQCSELAALIASRNAEALGAFAFELDQVSEPR; via the coding sequence ATGACAGCACCCACACAACGTCCCGACCCCGTTGACCTGATCGGAATCGGCGTCAGTGTGATGGACATTACCATGGTGGTCGATGAAGTACCCGTGGGCGAAGCGGTCGTGCGTGCGAGCGAACGAAAAGCGAGCTTGGGCGGTGGAGTGGCAGTCGCGATGGCAACCGCCGCCAAACTGGGCGGCAAAGCCGCGATGGTGGACCTGCTGGGAACAGACACCATCTCGCAATCCATTATCGATCAGATGCAAGCTGCTGGCGTGGACACTTCGTTGATTCAACGAAACCCGGATACGCAGGCATCTCTCGCGAGCGTCCTGGTGCGCAAGGACAACGGAGAACGCACGATTGTGTTTTCACCGGGGACCGATGGTCAGCCTCAGTACACGCCGCAGATCGAACAGCTCATTTCAACTGCCCAGATCTTGCATCTCAACGGTCGACATCTCGACGTCGCCTGCGCCGCGATCCAGACGGCTCGGCAACACAACGTCTTGGTCTCCTACGACGGCGGTGCACATCGCTATCGATCCGAAATCATTCCCCTGCTGCGTGAGACGGACATCCTGATCGTCTCAAAACACTTTGCCGAATCACATGTCGTCCAAAGCCAGGCGGTAACACGCAACCCTGTGGTGCATTCGCCCGCCCTGTTGGCCAGTCGCCTGATGTCAGAGTTTGCCTGCCACATCGTCGGCGTGACCGACGGCCAACGCGGCAGTTGGTTTGTCACCCGAGACGGCGATCAATGGCGACAGGCAGCCGTACCCACTCGCTACCAACGTGACACCACGGGCTGCGGCGACACATTTCACGGTGCATTCCTGTTCGCATTGGCAAGTGGACGATCGCTCAAACAATGCAGCGAACTGGCCGCATTGATCGCCTCACGAAACGCCGAAGCACTCGGCGCGTTCGCGTTTGAACTTGATCAAGTAAGCGAGCCCAGATGA
- a CDS encoding proprotein convertase P-domain-containing protein, whose translation MQKGVRMQKGVRTLFWVATLLAANLAHAQSGMLESLQRLDRNENGQIEPDEITPLARPFMERIAQARRMSLDRPNSIDNWREAARIHFALQNGIDDDRIRPTRIDGGVQSFVPLDDDPLIPEFGIGEAKYAYTRDDLQQADDTLRRYDRDRDGHLDRGEAIRARWTHRDPFEADVDGDDRLSRLELAQRFARRRLLDQQKNELVKKAWRTGSGVQAWEKPESDREDSSNSWQGRGSSSYLTSMVMGRLDANRNGRLEDVEAAKLGVPLGRIDEDRDGELSRQEVNAYLDSLQQMAGESEIELPAWFYELDVDRDEQLQLTEFATTLSEQRVAEFNAYDTNGDGILTKAEIAQSRALVGGSYQNESAVILPPRRSVVSEIVISEDYLIGDLNVELSITHTSVGYLDAFLVGPAGQRVELFTDVGGSGDHFDQTVFDDRSRYPITKARPPFKGSYQPEALAKRQPSLTQFNGTNVQGTWQLVIECSRSERFGMLNTWGLQIRPSDEMPSDEIPSGALPTAESAAAATPAAISPQPSSMVARFGEDAQPRGDEVKQAVRDEKRAAVDATRAYYEKLKAETFEAATRENRPPTAEELAAWRTKLAELSQSKKLLKKAEKVESGKIPRPPLDALSPNGSSAATR comes from the coding sequence ATGCAAAAAGGTGTCAGGATGCAAAAAGGTGTCAGGACTCTTTTTTGGGTTGCTACCCTGCTCGCCGCCAATCTTGCGCACGCGCAGTCCGGCATGCTGGAGTCCCTGCAGCGTCTGGACCGCAACGAAAACGGTCAGATCGAACCCGATGAAATCACGCCGCTTGCACGTCCCTTTATGGAGCGGATCGCGCAAGCCAGACGAATGTCGCTGGATCGCCCCAACTCGATCGATAACTGGCGTGAAGCCGCTCGGATTCACTTTGCCCTGCAAAACGGCATCGATGACGATCGGATTCGCCCCACTCGGATCGATGGCGGTGTCCAGTCCTTTGTGCCGTTGGATGACGATCCATTGATCCCCGAATTCGGTATCGGGGAAGCCAAGTACGCGTACACTCGCGATGACTTGCAGCAGGCCGACGATACGCTACGACGCTACGACCGCGATCGTGACGGACATCTTGATCGCGGCGAAGCGATACGCGCGCGGTGGACCCATCGCGACCCGTTCGAGGCGGACGTCGATGGCGATGATCGCTTGAGCCGACTGGAACTCGCTCAACGCTTCGCACGGCGTCGATTGCTGGATCAACAAAAGAATGAACTGGTCAAGAAAGCTTGGCGAACCGGCAGTGGCGTCCAAGCCTGGGAGAAACCGGAGTCCGATCGGGAAGACAGCTCCAACTCATGGCAAGGCAGAGGCTCAAGTTCTTATCTCACATCCATGGTGATGGGCCGACTGGACGCGAACCGAAACGGACGACTGGAGGATGTCGAAGCGGCGAAGCTGGGCGTGCCGCTGGGCCGGATCGACGAAGATCGTGACGGAGAGCTTTCGCGTCAGGAGGTGAATGCCTACCTGGATAGTCTGCAGCAGATGGCAGGTGAATCGGAAATTGAATTGCCCGCTTGGTTTTATGAGTTGGATGTCGATCGCGACGAGCAGCTCCAGTTGACCGAGTTTGCCACCACGTTGAGTGAGCAGCGCGTCGCAGAGTTCAATGCCTACGACACCAACGGCGACGGCATCTTGACCAAAGCCGAGATCGCTCAATCACGCGCACTGGTCGGCGGCAGTTATCAAAACGAATCCGCCGTCATCCTGCCGCCTCGACGCAGTGTGGTTTCCGAGATCGTGATCAGCGAAGACTACTTGATCGGCGACCTCAATGTCGAACTGTCGATCACACATACCAGCGTCGGCTACCTGGACGCTTTCCTGGTCGGTCCCGCCGGGCAACGTGTCGAGCTGTTTACCGATGTCGGCGGCAGCGGGGATCACTTTGATCAAACGGTTTTCGACGACCGGTCGCGGTACCCGATCACAAAGGCCCGACCGCCCTTCAAAGGTTCTTATCAGCCCGAGGCCCTCGCCAAACGCCAGCCCAGTTTGACGCAGTTCAACGGCACGAACGTCCAGGGCACGTGGCAATTGGTGATCGAGTGCAGTCGCAGTGAACGATTCGGAATGCTGAACACGTGGGGATTGCAAATCCGCCCCAGTGACGAAATGCCCAGTGACGAAATACCCAGTGGTGCGTTGCCCACTGCCGAATCTGCAGCAGCAGCGACTCCCGCCGCCATCTCGCCGCAACCGTCATCCATGGTGGCGAGATTTGGCGAAGACGCACAACCGCGCGGCGACGAAGTCAAGCAAGCAGTACGCGACGAAAAAAGAGCCGCCGTCGATGCCACACGAGCGTACTATGAAAAGCTAAAGGCTGAAACCTTCGAAGCAGCAACACGCGAGAACCGCCCACCAACGGCGGAGGAATTGGCCGCCTGGAGAACCAAGCTGGCCGAGTTGTCCCAGAGCAAGAAACTACTCAAGAAAGCAGAGAAGGTCGAGTCTGGCAAAATCCCTCGACCGCCGCTCGACGCTCTGAGCCCCAATGGTTCATCAGCCGCGACGCGATAA
- a CDS encoding leucyl aminopeptidase, translated as MNPDSHSTPVSRPFAQPQLHLIDNPHEADADVLVTGIYLDQPLSPTLAVIDKVSDGSVGRLVKQGKVSAKRGDTFLIPGPGTKSDGGGPHLVMILGLGDRLTNESSTISNRSLAFDSAATALRGLPKGSVSGVNVALAECFEEDVHDMIVAGAISALEGQAIYQTGSDATSPEAIGFSGLVESALQQGQSLGQSINHTKRLVNEPPSILFPESFAERARVIADEVGLGIEVWDEKRLEAEGCRAILAVGAGSSRPPRLVILKHNGGGDEPPVAIVGKGVTFDSGGLSIKPSEGMLTMKMDMAGAATVVGVMHALAKLDVKRNVIGVCGLAENMISGSSYKLGDVIETRSGKTIEIHNTDAEGRVVLADTLDVAIGHLPVAMLDLATLTGACMVALGKEVAGLMTNDQSLCDAVSNAARIEGEPVWQLPMFELYDDKIKSKVADIKNVGEARWGGAITAAKFLQQFVGDVPWVHTDIAGPAFADSPLPARDAGATGVMVRTLIRWIQSMS; from the coding sequence GTGAACCCTGATTCTCACTCCACACCTGTCTCAAGACCGTTCGCTCAGCCGCAGCTTCACTTGATCGACAATCCGCACGAGGCCGACGCGGATGTATTGGTCACAGGAATTTACCTTGATCAGCCCCTGAGTCCCACCTTAGCGGTCATCGACAAAGTTTCCGATGGCAGTGTCGGGCGTCTGGTGAAGCAAGGCAAGGTGTCCGCAAAACGAGGCGACACGTTCTTGATCCCAGGACCTGGCACGAAGAGCGACGGCGGCGGTCCGCATCTCGTGATGATCTTGGGCTTGGGGGACCGTCTCACCAACGAGTCATCGACGATCAGCAATCGCTCGCTGGCCTTTGATTCAGCCGCCACGGCCCTCCGGGGGCTGCCCAAAGGCTCCGTGTCCGGTGTCAATGTCGCGTTGGCCGAATGCTTTGAAGAAGACGTTCACGACATGATCGTCGCCGGCGCGATTTCGGCATTGGAGGGGCAAGCCATTTATCAGACCGGTTCGGACGCGACGTCTCCAGAGGCCATCGGATTCTCTGGACTTGTCGAATCAGCACTCCAGCAAGGACAGTCGCTCGGTCAATCCATCAATCACACCAAACGACTTGTCAACGAACCGCCATCGATTCTGTTTCCGGAAAGCTTTGCCGAGCGCGCCCGTGTGATCGCCGACGAAGTGGGCTTGGGGATCGAGGTTTGGGACGAAAAACGGCTGGAGGCCGAAGGCTGCCGGGCGATTTTGGCCGTCGGTGCCGGATCCAGTCGTCCACCACGCCTCGTGATCTTGAAACACAACGGCGGAGGTGATGAACCACCGGTCGCGATCGTCGGCAAAGGTGTCACCTTTGACAGTGGCGGCCTGTCGATCAAACCGAGCGAAGGAATGCTGACCATGAAGATGGACATGGCCGGAGCCGCGACGGTCGTCGGTGTGATGCACGCTTTGGCAAAACTGGACGTCAAACGCAACGTGATCGGCGTCTGCGGGCTAGCCGAAAACATGATCAGCGGTTCCAGCTACAAACTCGGCGATGTGATCGAAACCCGCAGCGGAAAAACGATCGAGATCCACAACACCGATGCGGAAGGCCGAGTGGTCTTGGCCGACACGCTGGACGTCGCAATCGGTCACCTGCCCGTTGCGATGCTCGACTTAGCGACACTCACCGGCGCTTGCATGGTCGCGTTGGGCAAAGAAGTTGCCGGGTTGATGACGAACGATCAAAGTCTCTGCGATGCGGTTTCGAATGCGGCCCGGATCGAAGGTGAACCGGTGTGGCAATTGCCCATGTTCGAACTCTACGACGACAAGATCAAGAGCAAGGTTGCCGACATCAAGAATGTCGGCGAAGCGAGATGGGGAGGCGCGATCACGGCAGCCAAGTTCCTGCAGCAATTCGTCGGCGACGTGCCTTGGGTTCACACCGACATCGCCGGCCCGGCTTTCGCAGACAGCCCGCTGCCCGCACGCGACGCAGGGGCCACCGGAGTGATGGTGCGAACGCTCATCCGCTGGATCCAGTCCATGTCGTAA